A DNA window from Chryseobacterium sp. MEBOG06 contains the following coding sequences:
- a CDS encoding winged helix-turn-helix transcriptional regulator, which yields MSKKRSDCPISCSLEMWGDKWSLLIIRDLMIKKECTYGDFLKADEKIATNILASRLQNLMDDGIIGKRDHPDNKLKILYHLTEKGIDLIPIIVEINLWGDKYLTIPDDRKELLDDIKKGKEDFIKRAKVYLLSPQ from the coding sequence ATGAGTAAAAAAAGATCAGACTGCCCCATCAGTTGCTCCCTTGAAATGTGGGGAGACAAGTGGTCTCTGTTGATTATCCGCGATTTGATGATAAAAAAGGAATGTACCTATGGCGATTTTCTGAAAGCTGATGAAAAAATAGCTACCAATATTCTCGCTTCACGGCTTCAAAATCTAATGGATGACGGGATTATCGGCAAAAGGGATCATCCGGACAATAAACTGAAAATCCTGTATCACCTTACAGAAAAAGGAATTGATCTGATTCCCATAATTGTTGAAATTAACCTTTGGGGAGATAAGTACCTGACAATTCCGGATGACCGGAAAGAATTACTTGACGATATAAAGAAAGGAAAAGAGGATTTTATAAAACGGGCAAAAGTCTATCTTTTGAGTCCTCAGTAG
- the lpdA gene encoding dihydrolipoyl dehydrogenase, whose amino-acid sequence MEHYDIAVIGSGPGGYVAAIRSAQLGYSTVIIEKYDTLGGTCTNVGCIPTKALLDSTHHYAEAQSKFKEHGIKLDQVELDFAQMYKRKSEVVSKNTTGLDFLMNKNKITRLKGTAGFVNNSTIKIVNESEIKEITARHYIIATGSKPSTIPGLDIDKKRIITSTEALSLHEKPKSIVIIGGGVIGVEMASIFNRIGTQVTILEYADHLIASMDHDLGKNLQKILKKEGIDIRLNHAVYKTENSDSGAKVFFKDKTGKEDTVEAEYILVAVGRSPFVKGLGLENTDVQVDERGFIKVDENNQTSVPNIYAIGDVIGGVMLAHKAEEEGVFVAETINGQKRHIHYNRIPSVVYTWPEVASVGYSEEYLKKNNIAYNIGKFPFSASARARASMDMDGFAKVLVDPKYGEVLGVHIIGARAADLIAQGVIAQEYEVTAEDMFRISYAHPTYSETLKEAYLIASGQGAINI is encoded by the coding sequence ATGGAACATTATGATATTGCCGTGATAGGATCAGGACCTGGCGGATACGTAGCAGCGATAAGAAGCGCACAACTCGGTTATAGCACTGTGATTATAGAGAAATATGACACTTTGGGAGGTACCTGTACCAATGTAGGCTGTATTCCGACAAAAGCTCTGCTAGACAGTACACATCATTACGCAGAAGCTCAAAGTAAATTTAAGGAGCATGGTATAAAGCTGGATCAGGTAGAGCTTGATTTTGCTCAGATGTATAAAAGGAAATCAGAAGTGGTCTCAAAAAATACCACCGGACTTGATTTTCTGATGAATAAAAATAAAATCACCAGGCTGAAAGGAACTGCGGGTTTCGTGAATAATTCTACTATAAAGATTGTAAATGAGTCTGAAATTAAAGAAATTACAGCCCGGCACTACATTATCGCAACAGGATCAAAACCTTCAACCATTCCTGGTTTAGATATTGATAAGAAAAGAATCATTACTTCTACTGAAGCTTTATCCTTACATGAAAAACCGAAATCGATAGTTATTATCGGCGGAGGAGTGATAGGTGTTGAAATGGCCTCTATTTTTAACCGTATCGGAACTCAGGTGACTATCCTAGAATATGCTGATCACCTGATTGCTTCTATGGATCATGATCTGGGGAAAAACCTTCAGAAAATTCTGAAAAAAGAAGGAATAGATATTCGTCTGAATCATGCTGTTTATAAAACTGAAAACTCGGACTCCGGAGCAAAAGTCTTTTTTAAAGATAAAACTGGTAAAGAAGATACAGTGGAGGCTGAATATATTTTGGTGGCAGTGGGAAGATCTCCGTTTGTGAAAGGTCTTGGCCTTGAAAATACAGATGTACAGGTAGATGAACGGGGATTTATTAAAGTGGATGAAAACAATCAGACCTCCGTACCTAATATCTATGCAATAGGAGATGTCATTGGAGGAGTCATGCTGGCTCATAAAGCTGAAGAAGAAGGTGTTTTTGTGGCGGAGACCATCAATGGACAAAAGAGACATATTCATTACAACCGTATTCCGTCTGTAGTATATACATGGCCCGAAGTAGCTTCTGTGGGATATTCCGAAGAATATTTAAAGAAAAATAACATTGCTTACAATATTGGAAAGTTTCCTTTTTCCGCCAGTGCGAGAGCAAGAGCTTCAATGGATATGGATGGATTTGCAAAAGTTCTGGTAGATCCTAAATATGGAGAAGTTCTGGGAGTTCACATTATTGGTGCCAGAGCTGCAGACCTTATTGCACAGGGAGTAATTGCTCAGGAATATGAAGTGACGGCTGAAGATATGTTTCGTATTTCCTATGCCCATCCAACGTACTCTGAAACTTTAAAAGAAGCATACCTCATTGCCTCAGGGCAGGGAGCAATTAATATCTAA
- the def gene encoding peptide deformylase — protein MNLSILAYGNRILKQKCSKISGNTPEIQKLVADMWTTMENANGCGLSSSQIGKPLQLFVVDSEITYKNMDSEDKILYFKKNDKGIKETFINAKIIHSSEETWEDYEGCLSIPGLSQKVKRPWEITIEYMDQHFTKHTRAFTGLTARIIQHEYDHTLGILYTDRLTPLSKKLMESKLKKIINGSIEVGYPMKFL, from the coding sequence ATGAATTTATCTATTCTAGCCTATGGAAACCGCATTTTGAAACAGAAATGCTCAAAGATCAGTGGAAATACCCCAGAGATACAGAAACTGGTAGCTGATATGTGGACTACGATGGAAAACGCCAATGGCTGCGGCCTCTCCTCTTCTCAGATTGGAAAACCACTTCAGCTATTCGTGGTTGACAGCGAGATCACCTATAAAAATATGGATTCAGAGGATAAGATTTTATATTTTAAAAAGAATGACAAAGGTATTAAGGAAACCTTTATTAATGCTAAAATTATCCACAGCTCAGAAGAAACCTGGGAAGATTACGAAGGATGCCTGAGTATTCCCGGACTTTCTCAAAAGGTAAAGAGACCCTGGGAAATTACTATTGAATATATGGATCAACATTTCACAAAGCATACCAGAGCCTTTACAGGTTTAACAGCCAGAATTATCCAGCATGAGTACGATCATACCCTTGGGATCTTATATACCGACCGTCTGACACCTTTATCAAAAAAGCTCATGGAATCTAAACTCAAAAAAATTATCAATGGGAGTATTGAAGTGGGATATCCGATGAAGTTTTTATAA
- a CDS encoding Crp/Fnr family transcriptional regulator produces MGYIREYYEQIVKLQESEWAFIAGHFHRKIYSKNEVITQHGDTENFLSFIESGLVRFYIPDDEYGYTFSFSFEKEFTCAYDSFLTQTPSEYEMQALTETVVWQISYDDLQKIYNQTTVGNHLGRFASEKLFLAKSKRELSLLKLTAKERYLKLFTEQPEMLKRVPLKYIASYIGITPQALSRIRRQIN; encoded by the coding sequence ATGGGCTACATCAGAGAATACTACGAACAAATTGTCAAATTACAGGAGTCAGAATGGGCATTTATCGCAGGGCATTTCCACAGAAAAATATATTCTAAAAATGAGGTCATTACCCAGCATGGAGATACTGAAAACTTCCTATCTTTTATAGAATCAGGCTTGGTGAGATTTTATATTCCTGATGATGAGTACGGCTATACATTCAGTTTCAGTTTTGAGAAAGAATTTACCTGTGCCTATGATTCTTTTCTTACGCAAACTCCTTCAGAATATGAAATGCAGGCTTTAACGGAAACGGTAGTCTGGCAGATTTCTTATGATGACCTGCAGAAAATCTATAATCAGACGACTGTTGGAAACCATTTGGGACGTTTTGCTTCTGAGAAACTGTTTCTAGCCAAAAGTAAGAGAGAGCTTTCATTACTGAAGCTTACCGCTAAAGAACGCTATCTGAAATTATTTACAGAACAGCCGGAAATGCTGAAACGCGTTCCACTAAAATACATTGCATCCTATATCGGCATCACCCCACAGGCTTTAAGCAGAATCCGCAGACAGATTAATTAA
- a CDS encoding serine hydrolase domain-containing protein, translating to MKILLTSAFFLLLLNTSLFSGQTTAQKNSDSIDIFIKSKMEQLGIPGLQLGIIRNGKLEKLNNYGWANIEHHSMTQNNSVFSINSMTKAFVGVAILQLQEKGKLKTDDSISKYLTDIPNEWKPITIKQLLSNTSGLPNNIDNKEQLLGDGTEEKNWEMVKKQSMEFIPGEQFSYNQTGYYILGRIITQLSGQHFTKFIEDNQFKLCQMSVTQFGDSNDIIENNAGAYSTIINKEGKWINAGSLHNIFASFPLFFRTATGILSSAEDISHWLIALQEGKLLQNEKSIKELFTTVKLNNGSIGGFNKLTNGYALGWPTVVRPEHPAAAPVGGMRSALFVYTEDDLSIIVLTNLQGANPEWFIDEIASYYIPDMKIENSFGLSPNMKLLYHQITLDGYENTEKAYQKIKKKQKSFTLPEEEINTWAYQLMGRNLKEKALYIFKLNTILHPNSFNVYDSYGEILDVLGYQKEAVANYKKSLLLNPDNTNASNYLKSKK from the coding sequence ATGAAGATTCTATTAACCTCCGCTTTTTTCTTATTATTGCTAAATACCTCTCTGTTTTCGGGACAAACAACAGCGCAAAAAAACTCTGACAGTATTGATATTTTTATTAAAAGTAAAATGGAACAATTAGGAATTCCAGGACTTCAATTAGGTATCATTAGAAATGGAAAACTTGAAAAACTGAACAATTACGGATGGGCAAATATTGAACATCATTCAATGACACAAAATAATTCTGTCTTTTCTATCAATTCTATGACCAAAGCATTTGTAGGTGTTGCCATTTTGCAGCTGCAAGAGAAGGGTAAATTAAAAACAGACGATTCTATTTCTAAATATCTCACTGATATCCCCAATGAATGGAAACCCATCACTATCAAACAATTATTAAGCAATACTTCAGGACTTCCCAATAATATTGATAATAAAGAGCAGTTGCTGGGCGACGGAACAGAAGAAAAAAATTGGGAAATGGTGAAAAAACAGTCCATGGAATTTATTCCCGGAGAACAATTCAGCTATAATCAGACCGGTTATTATATTTTAGGGAGAATTATCACACAGCTTAGCGGACAACATTTTACAAAATTTATTGAAGATAATCAATTCAAACTATGCCAGATGTCCGTTACGCAATTTGGAGACTCCAATGATATTATTGAAAATAATGCCGGAGCCTATTCTACGATCATTAATAAAGAGGGGAAATGGATCAATGCCGGATCCCTGCACAATATTTTTGCCAGCTTTCCGCTATTTTTCCGGACGGCTACAGGAATTCTTTCTTCCGCCGAAGATATCAGCCACTGGTTAATCGCCTTACAGGAAGGAAAACTGCTTCAAAATGAAAAAAGTATCAAAGAACTTTTCACGACTGTAAAGCTTAATAATGGCAGTATTGGCGGCTTTAACAAACTGACTAACGGATATGCTTTAGGATGGCCAACAGTGGTAAGACCTGAACATCCTGCTGCGGCTCCTGTTGGAGGGATGCGCTCGGCTCTTTTTGTGTATACTGAAGATGATTTGTCAATCATTGTTTTAACTAATTTACAGGGAGCAAATCCGGAATGGTTTATTGATGAAATTGCAAGTTATTATATCCCTGACATGAAAATTGAAAATAGTTTCGGACTGAGTCCCAATATGAAACTTCTCTATCATCAGATCACCCTGGATGGCTATGAAAATACTGAAAAGGCCTATCAAAAGATAAAGAAAAAACAAAAAAGCTTTACATTGCCCGAAGAAGAAATAAATACCTGGGCCTACCAGCTTATGGGCCGAAATCTAAAGGAGAAGGCTCTTTATATTTTCAAGTTAAATACGATATTGCATCCGAACAGCTTCAATGTCTACGACAGTTATGGTGAAATATTGGATGTATTGGGATATCAGAAAGAGGCTGTTGCCAATTATAAAAAGTCATTGCTACTCAACCCTGATAATACCAATGCTTCCAATTATTTAAAAAGTAAAAAATAA
- a CDS encoding phosphoenolpyruvate carboxylase yields MIHDQRAEKFRQIVENKFQIYNSLFMSLPYDKMTNIGMLLPFLYEESRTGYEAGKTPEEIVEEFFKNHTDLQSEEQKLELLFKIIQYIERQVVLFDSIEDAAFPNLHSESDSGTVTNLFERSFQDHKIEKVREKLKDFSIKVVFTAHPTQFYPSSVQRIIQDLRGAITSDSVTQIDTLLQQLGKTPFVNKEKPTPIDEALSIISYLRYVYYDTIGELFTKIKKTFGNGHFHLHEDIIQLGFWPGGDRDGNPFVTADVTKRVAEELRSAILKSYYSHLKFIRRRLSFRGVSEILTQLSEELYAAIFNGENITTEDILKKANEAEKILINEHNSLFLDLLANFRDRVMIFGTHFATLDVRQDSRIHQKVIDEVFAKVYGDEEADSEQKFRKLIRISEKVNADDFEDIVKDTLLTVSQVSEIQSLNGLRGMNRYIISNSDDVKDVMNVYAFFKICGYKDEDINMDIVPLFETMEGLANAEHVMNALYQDPVYKKHLEKRGNQQTIMLGFSDGTKDGGYLKANWEIYKAKEVLTRLSEQSNIRVVFFDGRGGPPARGGGKTHDFYASQGKTIANNKIELTIQGQTITSIFGNKEQAKYNFEQLLTAGVENDVFKNAKKELTEKERALIVELADISYQKYSDLKAHPMFVPYLQEMSTLEYYGKTNIGSRPSKRGNGSEMKFEDLRAIPFVGSWSQLKQNVPGFFGFGYAMEKMKEQGRFDEVRELYKGSDFFKTLVLNSMMSMNKSYFPLTYYIKKNPKFGAFWNILFDEYELSRDIMLELTGFKMLQEEDPLSRKSVKIRERIVLPLLSIQQYALMKIQKGEGNKEAYEKLVTRSLFGNINASRNSA; encoded by the coding sequence ATGATACACGACCAACGCGCAGAAAAATTCAGGCAGATCGTGGAGAACAAATTCCAGATCTACAATTCATTATTTATGAGCCTGCCCTATGATAAAATGACAAATATCGGTATGCTCCTTCCATTTCTTTATGAGGAAAGCAGAACCGGCTATGAAGCAGGAAAAACTCCCGAAGAAATAGTTGAAGAGTTTTTTAAAAACCATACTGATCTTCAATCCGAAGAACAGAAACTCGAACTGCTTTTCAAGATTATTCAGTACATAGAAAGACAGGTGGTTTTATTCGACAGCATTGAAGATGCCGCATTTCCGAATCTCCATTCAGAAAGTGACAGCGGAACGGTAACCAACCTCTTCGAACGTTCTTTTCAGGACCATAAAATTGAAAAAGTACGTGAAAAATTAAAAGATTTCAGTATAAAGGTTGTGTTTACGGCACATCCGACGCAGTTTTACCCAAGTTCGGTACAAAGAATCATTCAGGATTTAAGAGGTGCTATTACCAGCGATTCTGTTACACAGATTGATACGCTTCTTCAGCAGTTGGGGAAAACGCCTTTTGTAAATAAAGAAAAACCAACCCCGATTGATGAGGCACTGAGCATTATTTCTTATCTGAGATATGTATATTATGATACCATAGGTGAACTGTTTACAAAGATTAAAAAAACTTTCGGAAACGGACATTTTCATCTGCATGAAGATATCATTCAGCTTGGCTTCTGGCCGGGAGGGGATAGGGACGGGAATCCTTTTGTAACGGCAGATGTTACGAAAAGAGTAGCCGAAGAGCTTCGTTCAGCCATTTTAAAATCGTATTACAGCCATTTGAAATTCATCAGAAGAAGATTGAGCTTCAGAGGAGTTTCTGAAATACTGACCCAACTGAGTGAAGAGCTATATGCTGCTATTTTCAATGGTGAAAATATTACAACAGAAGATATTTTAAAGAAAGCAAATGAGGCAGAAAAAATTCTGATTAATGAACATAATTCTTTGTTTTTGGATCTTTTAGCGAATTTCAGGGATCGTGTAATGATCTTTGGAACTCATTTTGCAACCTTAGATGTACGCCAGGACAGCCGAATTCACCAGAAAGTTATTGATGAGGTCTTTGCAAAGGTATACGGAGACGAAGAAGCTGATTCCGAACAGAAGTTTAGGAAGCTGATCCGGATTTCTGAAAAAGTAAATGCTGATGATTTTGAGGATATTGTAAAAGATACTTTATTAACCGTTTCACAAGTTTCGGAAATCCAAAGTTTAAATGGACTAAGAGGGATGAACCGCTATATTATCTCCAATTCAGATGATGTAAAAGATGTTATGAATGTATATGCATTCTTTAAAATATGCGGTTACAAAGACGAAGATATTAATATGGATATTGTTCCCCTTTTTGAAACCATGGAAGGTTTGGCGAATGCGGAACATGTGATGAATGCACTGTACCAGGATCCTGTCTATAAAAAGCACCTTGAAAAGAGAGGAAATCAGCAGACGATCATGCTTGGATTCTCTGATGGAACCAAAGATGGGGGCTATTTAAAAGCCAACTGGGAAATTTATAAAGCGAAAGAAGTATTAACGAGGCTTTCCGAACAGAGTAATATCAGAGTTGTATTCTTCGATGGCAGAGGAGGGCCACCAGCCAGAGGAGGCGGGAAAACCCACGATTTCTACGCTTCACAGGGAAAAACGATTGCCAATAATAAGATTGAATTAACCATTCAGGGACAGACGATCACCAGTATTTTCGGAAATAAAGAACAGGCAAAATACAACTTTGAACAGCTTCTTACAGCAGGAGTGGAAAATGATGTGTTCAAAAATGCAAAAAAAGAGCTTACCGAAAAGGAAAGAGCTCTGATTGTGGAATTAGCAGATATCAGTTATCAGAAATATTCAGATTTAAAAGCTCATCCTATGTTTGTACCTTATCTTCAGGAAATGAGTACCCTTGAATATTATGGGAAAACCAATATCGGAAGCCGTCCTTCCAAAAGAGGAAACGGAAGTGAAATGAAGTTTGAAGACCTGAGAGCCATTCCATTTGTAGGATCATGGTCACAGCTTAAGCAGAATGTACCGGGATTTTTTGGTTTCGGATATGCTATGGAAAAGATGAAGGAGCAGGGAAGGTTTGACGAAGTGAGAGAACTGTATAAAGGCTCGGATTTCTTTAAAACTTTAGTTTTGAACTCAATGATGAGTATGAACAAATCTTATTTCCCTCTGACTTACTACATCAAAAAAAATCCAAAGTTCGGAGCATTCTGGAATATCCTTTTTGATGAATATGAGCTTTCAAGAGATATCATGTTGGAGTTGACAGGATTTAAAATGCTGCAGGAAGAAGATCCGCTTTCCAGAAAATCTGTGAAGATCCGTGAAAGAATTGTACTTCCGCTCCTGAGTATTCAGCAGTATGCATTAATGAAGATTCAGAAAGGAGAAGGAAATAAGGAAGCTTATGAAAAGCTGGTAACACGTTCTTTATTCGGGAATATCAATGCCAGTAGAAACTCGGCTTAA
- a CDS encoding S8/S53 family peptidase encodes MKKLLLFCLLTGYLHVAAQTELVFVYFTDKPNKAAFYANPLTELSQKSLSRRTTLGIPLNDQDAPIEQSYIQNLQNLGFTVVDYSKWLNGAAVNVTTAQKTILQGLSFVLSVESFAKNSSVLVKSAPGKWKDDSSINKVLTSFNYGSGAAQIDQVNLRPLHVAGYTGTGISIAVIDAGFPTVNTGSAFSRLWNGNHIKDAYDFVTKTGDIYNTSLSTHGSAILGAIGGYLEDTFVGSAPDADFYLYRSENAAVEVPEEELYWIEAAEEADRKGVEIITSSLGYNIFDDSRYNYTYADMNGTTSFIARGAQIAAEKGIFVLAAAGNSGEQPWHYLLTPSDNAKVFSIGSVDSAGNPSDFSSFGPNALGVVKPDGSTQGTGTTTVYDNNTIIVNGTSISTPIAAGGVACLIQAFPAMNRDQIRTRLRQTASLYPNPSDQIGYGILNFGSLYNSVLNASEIVRKEKLTLFPNPVKNILNITSEEEIQSLEIYDNLGRLVRKNSNLKSIKVEDFAKGIYYLKIQTKDKVYYEKFIKE; translated from the coding sequence ATGAAAAAACTTTTACTCTTTTGTTTACTAACCGGTTATCTCCATGTAGCTGCCCAGACAGAACTTGTTTTTGTTTACTTCACGGACAAGCCTAATAAAGCTGCATTTTATGCTAATCCGCTTACAGAATTGAGCCAAAAATCACTCAGCAGACGTACAACACTGGGAATTCCGCTTAATGACCAGGATGCTCCTATTGAGCAGTCTTATATTCAGAATCTTCAAAATCTGGGTTTTACTGTAGTTGATTATTCAAAATGGCTTAACGGAGCTGCTGTCAATGTTACTACTGCCCAAAAAACAATACTTCAGGGCCTGTCTTTCGTACTTTCAGTAGAAAGTTTTGCCAAAAACAGCTCGGTTTTAGTAAAATCAGCACCCGGAAAATGGAAAGACGATTCCAGTATCAATAAGGTACTTACCAGTTTCAATTATGGCTCTGGTGCCGCACAAATTGACCAGGTAAATTTACGTCCTCTGCATGTCGCAGGATATACGGGAACAGGTATTTCCATAGCGGTCATAGATGCCGGATTTCCGACAGTGAATACAGGCAGTGCTTTTTCAAGATTATGGAATGGAAACCACATAAAAGATGCTTATGATTTCGTTACGAAAACCGGAGATATCTACAACACTTCACTCAGCACTCATGGGTCAGCAATTCTGGGGGCTATTGGCGGATATCTGGAAGATACTTTCGTAGGTTCAGCACCTGATGCAGATTTTTATCTGTACCGTAGTGAGAATGCAGCGGTTGAAGTTCCTGAAGAGGAGTTATATTGGATTGAAGCTGCAGAGGAAGCCGATAGAAAAGGAGTTGAGATTATTACCTCATCTCTGGGATATAATATATTTGATGACTCACGCTATAATTACACCTATGCTGATATGAACGGAACTACTTCCTTCATTGCGAGAGGGGCACAAATTGCGGCTGAGAAGGGAATTTTTGTTCTTGCGGCTGCCGGAAATTCAGGGGAACAGCCCTGGCATTATCTTCTGACCCCTTCAGACAATGCCAAAGTATTCTCCATTGGTTCTGTGGATTCTGCAGGAAATCCTTCGGACTTCTCTTCTTTCGGGCCTAATGCTCTTGGAGTCGTAAAGCCTGACGGAAGTACCCAGGGTACAGGCACAACAACAGTTTATGATAACAACACTATTATTGTAAACGGGACTTCTATTTCTACCCCAATTGCAGCGGGAGGAGTAGCTTGTCTTATACAGGCATTTCCTGCAATGAACAGGGACCAGATAAGAACAAGGCTGAGACAAACTGCATCCCTTTATCCCAACCCCAGTGATCAGATAGGATATGGTATTCTAAATTTCGGAAGTTTATACAATTCTGTTCTGAATGCTTCTGAAATTGTAAGAAAGGAAAAACTTACCCTATTCCCCAATCCCGTTAAAAACATTCTGAATATTACCTCTGAAGAAGAAATACAGTCATTGGAAATCTATGACAATCTGGGAAGACTGGTCAGAAAGAACAGCAACCTAAAATCTATAAAGGTTGAAGATTTTGCAAAGGGAATTTATTATCTGAAAATTCAGACAAAGGATAAAGTCTATTATGAAAAGTTTATTAAGGAATAA
- a CDS encoding DegT/DnrJ/EryC1/StrS family aminotransferase: protein MKKIQMVDLQSQYYKIKNDVDNAVLNVMDSAAFINGPEVKSFQNELESYLDVKHVIPCANGTDALQIALMALDLKEGDEIITADFTFAATVEVIHLLKLKSVLVDVDYDTFTISTEDLRKAITPRTKAIIPVHLFGQCANMEEILKIAEEHNLYVIEDNAQAIGAEYTFSDGTVKFAGTMSTVGTTSFFPSKNLGCYGDGGAIFTNNDELAHRLRGIVNHGMYERYYHDEVGVNSRLDSIQAAVLRKKLPHLDTYNEARRRAADFYDEAFEGNPNILTPKRAENSTHVFHQYTLRILNGKRNELQKFLTEKEIPAMIYYPVALRKQKAYFQESNDADFVNTDKLLEEVISLPMHTELDEEQLKYITDAVLEFMG, encoded by the coding sequence ATGAAAAAAATTCAGATGGTTGACTTGCAAAGTCAGTATTACAAAATAAAGAATGATGTAGACAATGCGGTTTTGAATGTAATGGATTCTGCAGCGTTTATTAACGGCCCTGAAGTAAAGTCTTTCCAGAATGAATTGGAGTCTTATTTAGACGTAAAACACGTTATTCCATGTGCCAATGGTACAGATGCATTACAGATTGCCCTGATGGCTTTAGATCTGAAAGAAGGAGATGAGATTATTACAGCTGATTTTACTTTTGCTGCCACAGTGGAAGTTATTCACCTGCTTAAGTTAAAATCTGTATTGGTAGATGTTGACTATGATACCTTTACGATTTCAACAGAAGATTTGAGAAAAGCAATTACACCCAGAACAAAAGCGATCATTCCTGTACATTTATTCGGACAGTGTGCGAATATGGAAGAGATCCTGAAAATAGCTGAAGAGCACAATTTATATGTTATTGAAGACAATGCTCAGGCAATTGGTGCTGAGTATACATTCTCTGACGGTACAGTAAAGTTTGCCGGAACAATGTCTACCGTAGGAACCACTTCATTCTTCCCTTCAAAAAACCTGGGATGCTATGGTGATGGTGGAGCTATTTTTACCAATAATGATGAACTGGCGCACCGTTTAAGAGGTATTGTCAACCACGGAATGTACGAAAGATATTATCATGATGAAGTAGGAGTGAACTCCCGTTTGGATAGTATTCAGGCAGCTGTTTTAAGAAAGAAACTTCCTCATCTTGATACTTATAACGAAGCAAGAAGAAGAGCTGCTGACTTTTATGATGAAGCATTCGAAGGAAACCCGAATATTCTTACCCCAAAAAGAGCTGAAAATTCTACCCATGTATTTCACCAGTATACTTTAAGAATTCTGAACGGAAAACGTAACGAACTTCAGAAGTTTTTAACGGAAAAAGAAATTCCTGCAATGATCTATTATCCTGTAGCGTTAAGAAAGCAAAAAGCCTATTTCCAGGAAAGCAATGATGCAGATTTTGTAAATACAGATAAGCTTTTGGAAGAGGTGATCTCTTTACCGATGCACACGGAATTAGATGAAGAGCAGCTGAAGTATATTACAGATGCAGTGCTTGAGTTTATGGGATAA
- the galE gene encoding UDP-glucose 4-epimerase GalE, with protein sequence MAILVTGGLGYIGSHTVVELLNNGFEVVIVDDLSNTERFILNNIEEITGKKPVFYPFDLRRKELLTQVFDAHQIDGCIHFAAYKAVGESQIRPVDYYENNLFSLINILQEFKAREISNFIFSSSCTIYGQAEVMPITEKTPLKLPESVYGKTKQMGEEILIDFAKAYHRKISLLRYFNPIGAHPSGKIGELPIGVPSNLVPFVMQTASGVREKLNIWGNDYATEDGTAVRDYVYVVDLAKAHVAALKKLIDDSSADSLIDIYNLGTGNGSSVLEVVKAFEKANNVEVPYQICARREGDITIAYADPQKAQKELNWKSETSLEESLRTVWEWQKYLNTRS encoded by the coding sequence ATGGCAATACTTGTTACCGGAGGACTTGGATATATAGGTTCCCACACTGTAGTAGAACTTCTCAATAACGGCTTTGAGGTGGTTATTGTAGATGATTTATCCAATACAGAAAGGTTTATTTTAAATAATATAGAGGAAATTACAGGTAAAAAGCCGGTTTTTTATCCTTTCGATTTAAGAAGAAAAGAACTTCTTACACAGGTTTTTGATGCCCATCAGATTGATGGATGTATTCATTTTGCTGCTTATAAAGCAGTGGGAGAGAGTCAGATAAGACCTGTAGACTATTATGAGAATAATTTATTTTCATTAATCAATATTCTTCAGGAATTTAAAGCAAGGGAAATCTCCAATTTCATTTTTAGTTCATCCTGTACTATATACGGACAGGCTGAAGTGATGCCGATTACCGAGAAGACCCCTTTAAAGCTTCCTGAAAGTGTATATGGGAAAACAAAACAAATGGGAGAAGAGATCCTGATTGATTTTGCTAAAGCTTACCACCGTAAAATATCTTTATTGAGATATTTTAATCCTATCGGAGCGCACCCGTCCGGAAAAATCGGAGAATTGCCAATAGGGGTTCCTAGTAATCTGGTCCCTTTTGTGATGCAGACTGCATCCGGAGTGCGTGAGAAGCTGAATATCTGGGGCAACGACTATGCTACAGAAGACGGAACAGCCGTTCGGGATTATGTTTATGTTGTGGATTTGGCGAAGGCCCATGTTGCAGCATTGAAAAAACTTATAGACGATTCTTCAGCTGATTCTTTGATTGATATTTACAATCTGGGAACAGGAAACGGCTCGTCTGTATTGGAGGTTGTAAAGGCCTTTGAAAAAGCGAATAACGTTGAAGTACCTTATCAGATCTGCGCAAGAAGAGAAGGAGATATTACAATCGCTTATGCAGATCCTCAAAAAGCTCAGAAAGAACTTAACTGGAAGTCGGAAACGTCTCTGGAAGAGTCCCTGAGAACTGTTTGGGAATGGCAGAAATATCTGAACACCAGAAGTTAA